Proteins encoded in a region of the Microbacterium neungamense genome:
- a CDS encoding acyl-CoA synthetase: MPAPSRPFTARHVQLSRAALAAVAALMITFSPDHSAAVGLSVFGGFAIVTAFVLALAAWSAYPAGRRWPAVAIAVISIIVGMAGSIPSWRSETLFFVLVIAWALLTGLVELLAGIRHRGSEGARDAMITGALGILLAAALLLVPAGFAQPYTVDGAGTFTLTGIILGVGLFGGYAAIVAVFLGIAGLTPRGAVERTDAAAGPRASEAQSGGPA; encoded by the coding sequence ATGCCCGCCCCTTCCCGCCCGTTCACGGCGCGCCACGTGCAGCTCAGCCGTGCCGCGCTCGCGGCCGTGGCTGCGCTGATGATCACGTTCTCGCCCGACCACTCGGCGGCGGTCGGCCTGTCCGTCTTCGGCGGCTTCGCGATCGTGACCGCCTTCGTGCTCGCGCTCGCCGCCTGGAGCGCGTATCCCGCCGGCCGCCGCTGGCCCGCCGTGGCCATCGCCGTGATCTCGATCATCGTCGGCATGGCCGGCAGCATCCCGTCCTGGCGCTCCGAGACGCTGTTCTTCGTGCTCGTGATCGCCTGGGCCCTGCTCACCGGACTCGTCGAACTCCTCGCCGGCATCCGCCACCGCGGCAGCGAGGGCGCCCGCGACGCGATGATCACCGGCGCCCTCGGCATCCTGCTCGCCGCCGCGCTGCTCCTGGTGCCCGCCGGCTTCGCGCAGCCGTACACCGTCGACGGCGCCGGCACCTTCACGCTCACCGGCATCATCCTGGGCGTCGGCCTCTTCGGCGGATACGCGGCGATCGTCGCGGTGTTCCTCGGCATCGCCGGGCTCACCCCGCGCGGGGCCGTGGAGAGGACGGATGCCGCAGCCGGCCCTCGTGCGAGCGAGGCCCAGAGTGGAGGACCCGCATGA
- the purB gene encoding adenylosuccinate lyase, with protein MTSQPSLPPQPLSPLDGRYRAAVTGLADFLSEAGLNRARVEVEVEWLIALTDRSLFGTSPLADADKERLRALYREFGQAEIDWLAEKEAVTRHDVKAVEYLVRDRLSALGLDAIAELTHFACTSEDINSASYALTVKRAVEGVWLPALDAVVAKLRELAVEHADAPMLSRTHGQPATPSTMGKELAVFAWRLERVRGQIAASEYLAKFSGATGTWSAHLAAEPDVDWPRLAREFIEGLGIDFNGLTTQIESHDWQVELYDRVRHAGGILHNLATDVWTYISLGYFAQIPVAGATGSSTMPHKINPIRFENAEANLELAGSLLGSLSQTLVTSRLQRDLTDSTTQRNIGVAFGHSLLALDNLRRGLNEISLSRDVLLADLDANWEVLAEAIQTVIRAEVVAGRSTITDPYALLKELTRGHRVGAEELAEFVQGLDIGDAAKQRLLALTPATYVGLAEQLAR; from the coding sequence CTGACTTCCCAGCCTTCCCTCCCGCCCCAGCCGCTCAGCCCGCTCGACGGCCGCTACCGCGCCGCCGTCACCGGGCTCGCCGACTTCCTCTCCGAGGCGGGCCTGAACCGCGCCCGGGTGGAGGTCGAGGTGGAGTGGCTGATCGCCCTCACCGACCGGTCGCTGTTCGGCACGTCACCGCTGGCGGATGCCGACAAGGAGCGCCTGCGCGCCCTGTACCGCGAGTTCGGGCAGGCCGAGATCGACTGGCTCGCCGAGAAGGAGGCCGTCACCCGTCACGACGTGAAGGCGGTCGAGTACCTGGTGCGAGACCGGCTGTCGGCCCTCGGCCTGGACGCCATCGCCGAGCTCACGCACTTCGCCTGCACCAGCGAGGACATCAACTCCGCCTCCTACGCGCTCACCGTGAAGCGCGCGGTCGAGGGCGTGTGGCTGCCGGCGCTGGACGCCGTCGTCGCGAAGCTGCGCGAGCTTGCCGTCGAGCACGCGGATGCCCCGATGCTCTCCCGCACGCACGGTCAGCCGGCCACGCCGTCGACGATGGGCAAGGAGCTGGCGGTGTTCGCCTGGCGCCTGGAGCGGGTGCGCGGGCAGATCGCGGCATCCGAGTATCTGGCCAAGTTCTCCGGCGCCACCGGCACCTGGTCGGCTCACCTCGCCGCCGAGCCTGACGTCGACTGGCCGCGGCTGGCGCGCGAGTTCATCGAGGGCCTGGGCATCGACTTCAACGGCCTCACCACGCAGATCGAGTCGCACGACTGGCAGGTGGAGCTGTACGACCGGGTGCGCCACGCCGGCGGGATCCTGCACAACCTCGCGACCGACGTGTGGACCTACATCTCCCTCGGCTACTTCGCACAGATCCCCGTCGCGGGCGCGACCGGGTCGTCGACGATGCCGCACAAGATCAACCCGATCCGGTTCGAGAACGCCGAGGCGAACCTCGAGCTGGCAGGCAGCCTGCTCGGCTCGCTGTCGCAGACGCTGGTCACCTCGCGCCTGCAGCGCGACCTCACCGACTCCACCACGCAGCGCAACATCGGCGTCGCGTTCGGGCACTCGCTGCTCGCACTGGACAACCTGCGCCGCGGTCTGAACGAGATCTCGCTGTCGCGGGACGTGCTGCTCGCCGACCTCGACGCGAACTGGGAGGTGCTCGCGGAGGCCATCCAGACCGTGATCCGGGCCGAGGTCGTCGCCGGGCGCTCGACCATCACCGACCCCTACGCGCTGCTGAAGGAGCTCACCCGCGGTCACCGGGTCGGGGCCGAGGAGCTCGCGGAGTTCGTGCAGGGCCTGGACATCGGGGACGCCGCGAAGCAGCGGCTGCTGGCGCTGACCCCGGCGACGTACGTGGGGCTCGCGGAGCAGCTCGCGCGCTGA
- a CDS encoding amino acid transporter, translated as MTDHKPSRREILRPLHLVGIALGCGIFATVVTLVSTGAFTARVNLAIARGTYEGLTPLGLGLVVGGAAFIITLLLLAMLLLAIDPADVTKRVDRPVLYDATDADDAGDAGAGAEAGDADDRDAAGRAGRATDRATDRRADRATDSTDGNPGPADGDGPGSADRRDRS; from the coding sequence ATGACCGACCACAAGCCGTCCCGCCGCGAGATCCTCCGCCCGCTGCACCTCGTCGGCATCGCCCTGGGCTGCGGAATCTTCGCGACCGTCGTGACCCTCGTCTCGACCGGAGCGTTCACCGCGCGGGTGAACCTGGCCATCGCCCGCGGCACGTACGAGGGCCTCACCCCGCTCGGCCTCGGCCTCGTGGTCGGCGGGGCCGCGTTCATCATCACGCTGCTGCTGCTCGCGATGCTGCTGCTCGCGATCGACCCGGCCGATGTCACCAAGCGCGTCGACCGGCCCGTGCTCTACGACGCGACCGACGCGGACGACGCGGGTGACGCAGGCGCAGGTGCCGAGGCCGGCGACGCGGATGACAGGGATGCCGCCGGCCGCGCCGGCCGCGCCACCGACCGCGCCACCGACCGCCGCGCCGACCGCGCCACGGACAGCACCGACGGGAACCCCGGCCCCGCGGACGGCGACGGCCCCGGATCCGCCGACCGTCGCGACCGGTCCTGA
- a CDS encoding ClpP family protease, protein MSSYTIPNVIAQHPRGDRIMDVYSHLLSERIVYLGTEVDAGVANAIIAQLLHLDADSPDSDVQFSINCAGGDPSAALAIYDTMQHIRPRVTTTCVGQAIGVGALLVAAGAPGMRSALPHARIVLHQPAAQTRGAIPDLILAADEVVRVRSEIEQVLAQHTGQTVAALRADTDRDRVFTAAAAAEYGLIDQVGSAPEGPRRRDGLSAESLRPNRARARTPAPGP, encoded by the coding sequence ATGAGCAGCTACACCATCCCGAACGTGATCGCGCAGCATCCGCGCGGCGACCGCATCATGGACGTCTACTCGCATCTGCTGTCGGAGCGGATCGTGTACCTCGGCACCGAGGTGGATGCCGGCGTCGCCAACGCCATCATCGCGCAGCTGCTGCACCTGGATGCCGACAGCCCGGACAGCGACGTGCAGTTCTCCATCAACTGCGCCGGCGGCGACCCCAGCGCGGCGCTGGCGATCTACGACACCATGCAGCACATCCGTCCCCGGGTGACGACGACCTGCGTGGGTCAGGCGATCGGCGTCGGCGCGCTGCTCGTCGCCGCGGGTGCCCCCGGGATGCGATCGGCGCTGCCGCACGCCCGGATCGTGCTGCACCAGCCGGCGGCGCAGACCCGCGGGGCGATTCCCGACCTGATCCTCGCCGCCGACGAGGTGGTGCGGGTGCGCTCGGAGATCGAGCAGGTGCTCGCACAGCACACCGGCCAGACCGTCGCGGCCCTGCGCGCCGACACCGACCGCGATCGGGTGTTCACGGCCGCCGCCGCCGCCGAGTACGGCCTGATCGACCAGGTGGGCTCAGCGCCCGAAGGACCGCGCCGCCGGGACGGGCTCAGCGCCGAAAGCCTGCGCCCGAACCGCGCCCGGGCCCGGACCCCCGCCCCGGGTCCGTAG
- a CDS encoding ClpP family protease, producing the protein MTDDTTVPRFGPEARRALFHERVLVLDGPLDDDNGTLLMTQLLSLAAEDPVTDIALWIHSPGGSVPAMLAIRDIMRTVPNDVATVALGMACSAGQFLLSAGTKGKRRALEHARILLHQASAGIGGSAVEIEVQADDLRHMRDTVIGLIAEDTGQPRERVFEDSLHDHWYTAAEALDYGFIDGIVGSVSEVFPRRRSRIGLGAEGGPEQEESGR; encoded by the coding sequence ATGACCGACGACACCACCGTTCCCCGCTTCGGGCCGGAGGCGCGGCGCGCACTGTTCCACGAGCGCGTCCTCGTCCTCGACGGCCCGCTCGACGACGACAACGGCACGCTGCTGATGACGCAGCTGCTCAGCCTCGCCGCCGAGGATCCTGTGACCGACATCGCGCTGTGGATCCATTCGCCCGGCGGCTCCGTCCCGGCGATGCTCGCCATCCGCGACATCATGCGCACCGTGCCGAACGACGTCGCCACCGTCGCGCTCGGCATGGCGTGCAGCGCCGGGCAGTTCCTGCTCTCGGCGGGCACCAAGGGCAAACGCCGCGCGCTCGAGCACGCGCGCATCCTGCTGCACCAGGCTTCGGCGGGGATCGGCGGATCCGCCGTGGAGATCGAGGTGCAGGCCGACGACCTGCGGCACATGCGCGACACCGTGATCGGGCTGATCGCCGAGGACACCGGCCAGCCGCGCGAACGCGTCTTCGAGGACTCCCTGCACGACCACTGGTACACGGCCGCCGAGGCCCTGGACTACGGCTTCATCGACGGGATCGTGGGATCCGTGTCGGAGGTGTTCCCGCGGCGTCGGTCGCGGATCGGACTGGGCGCCGAAGGCGGCCCCGAGCAGGAGGAGAGCGGACGATGA